The following are encoded together in the Diabrotica undecimpunctata isolate CICGRU chromosome 7, icDiaUnde3, whole genome shotgun sequence genome:
- the LOC140445480 gene encoding uncharacterized protein — MFSDASNNDSESERDPFENSSESFVPSDSELSSDEDQIMEEPLEQHREELAQQNNKTKKRKQGNKFLWKRSIVKRNRLSGKKYINRSGKTVEEKKPLPVNCTKCRYKCEKNITEELRIIICREYWEMGDYDKQKLHLSSLVTDVPIKRRKQQVEQSRRKTSRIFYLKNFEGLRIRVCLNFFCKTFNISHRVIETCMKNVGNTHTYTGFDKRKGKRPHNVTKEQDVLLVKEHIDSFPRVESHYCRRDSTKQYLSSDLNLSQMYRLYIGFCENRNVTKVSKFVYQKIFHKYDPALDFFIPKKDQCFKCNAYNTAKDKEPLKEEFDSHKKREKDAMQMKSEDKERAAREKGQTFRAATFDLQAILSVPFAGDNQIFYKLKLNVYNFTIFDASDATGHCYVWDETHGKKGSTEIGTCLLKYLYSLSETVTHVSTFSDTCGGQNRNKYVSAALLYAVNTIKHLEVFDLKFMETGHSYLEADSMHATIERARKHKKIYSTREWSVLISAARVKPKPYCVHNLNFNDFYDLQKLADLMTPNNTLNTDKEKVQWLKIKWIRFEKKDPFLIKYKYNLYDDTFLTIDVSDTRKLRGRSQTWESLALTQKYFHRLPVSQKKKKDLLSLLNCGIIPQDYAHFINDIPVTNETLLPDDNE; from the coding sequence GGAAGAGCTCGCAcaacaaaacaataaaacaaagaagagaaaacaAGGTAATAAGTTTTTATGGAAAAGGTCCATTGTGAAAAGAAATAGGCTTAGTGGAAAGAAATATATAAACAGGAGTGGAAAAACAGTTGAAGAAAAGAAGCCTTTGCCCGTTAACTGCACCAAATGTAGgtataaatgtgaaaaaaatattaCTGAAGAACTAAGAATAATTATTTGTCGCGAATACTGGGAAATGGGCGACTATGATAAGCAAAAATTACACCTGAGTTCATTAGTGACCGATGttccaataaaaagaagaaaacaacaaGTAGAACAGTCAAGACGTAAAACTTCAaggattttttatttaaaaaacttcgAAGGCTTGAGAATTCgagtgtgtttaaattttttttgtaaaacatttaatATTTCCCATCGGGTAATTGAAACATGTATGAAAAATGTGGGTAATACTCATACCTACACTGGATTTGATAAAAGAAAAGGTAAAAGACCTCATAATGTTACAAAGGAACAAGATGTATTGCTTGTCAAGGAACACATTGATAGTTTTCCACGTGTGGAATCACACTATTGCCGGCGAGATTCAACGAAACAGTATTTGTCTTCAGATTTAAATTTATCCCAAATGTACAGATTATACATTGGCTTCTGTGAAAATCGAAACGTGACCAAGGTTTCTAAATTTGTTTATCAGAAGATATTCCACAAATATGACCCAGCATTGGATTTTTTCATTCCGAAAAAGGACCAGTGTTTTAAGTGTAATGCTTATAATACTGCTAAAGACAAGGAGCCATTAAAAGAGGAATTTGACAGTCACAAAAAGAGAGAAAAGGATGCAATGCAGATGAAATCTGAAGATAAGGAAAGAGCCGCTAGGGAAAAAGGACAAACTTTTAGAGCCGCAACATTTGACTTACAAGCAATTTTGTCAGTGCCATTTGCGGGAGAcaatcaaatattttataagttaaagctaaatgtatataattttacaatttttgatgcgTCAGATGCAACAGGTCATTGTTATGTATGGGACGAAACACATGGGAAAAAAGGCAGTACAGAAATAGGAACGTGTCTCCTTAAATACTTGTATAGCTTATCGGAAACTGTGACGCATGTTTCTACATTCAGTGATACATGTGGAGGCCAGAACAGGAATAAGTATGTGTCAGCCGCATTGCTCTATGCAGTAAATACAATTAAACATTTGgaagttttcgatttaaaatttatgGAGACAGGGCACTCCTATTTGGAAGCTGATTCGATGCACGCCACAATCGAAAGAGCaagaaagcataaaaaaatttattctacAAGAGAGTGGTCTGTGCTAATTTCAGCTGCAAGAGTAAAACCTAAACCATACTGTGtacataatttaaatttcaacgaTTTTTATGATCTACAGAAACTTGCTGACCTTATGACTCCTAACAATACTTTAAATACAGATAAAGAAAAGGTTCAGTggctaaaaattaaatggattCGTTTTGAGAAAAAAGAtccttttttaattaaatataaatacaatttgTATGATGATACTTTTTTAACCATAGATGTTTCTGATACAAGGAAACTAAGAGGAAGGTCACAAACTTGGGAGTCATTAGCACTAACCCAAAAATATTTTCACAGATTGCCGGTATcccaaaaaaagaagaaggatCTCTTATCTCTTTTAAATTGTGGTATTATTCCACAAGATTACGCTCATTTTATTAATGACATTCCTGTTACTAATGAAACATTATTACCGGACGACAacgaatag